The following proteins are encoded in a genomic region of Sphingopyxis sp. YF1:
- a CDS encoding CsbD family protein, with the protein MNSDTIKGNWEQVKGHVQKKWGELTNDELDQINGNRKILAGKIQEKYGRAQDEAEREIDEFENSY; encoded by the coding sequence ATGAACAGCGATACGATCAAGGGCAATTGGGAACAGGTCAAAGGCCATGTCCAGAAGAAGTGGGGCGAACTCACCAACGACGAGCTCGACCAGATCAACGGCAACCGCAAGATTCTGGCTGGTAAAATCCAGGAAAAATATGGTCGCGCGCAGGATGAAGCCGAGCGCGAGATTGACGAGTTCGAAAACAGCTACTGA
- a CDS encoding AsmA-like C-terminal region-containing protein, with protein MTTTTSGMLFRHGKFGFDALSRRARLAAGAGGAFLIIGALGIGAFPVSVLHGTAERQLGEHFGAPVRIGALSRAEFFSFTPTLVVEDVSIAQPTWAGTGSLFKVRRASARTPILSLLSGDPAIRSLDIVGLEANLVRDANGKSNWEGSGDKRPDEADRELKLDALSIRDSRFSLLDAKRRLDIAGTLEAAADRSVTLRAEGRFDGVPARLIATGAPLGAAKGSASWPFSASLASPTFRLDAKGTMAGGLNMREMDIEMSTRGQTLKQLDYIIEAGLFGTQDIDFEGKVRRRGPDWFIDRLGGTIGRSTIHAKASVLKREGRTRIDATIDAPQFDFDDLADDAGLAAARVREARTGPRIIPETRINLSKIGPTDGIIRFNAPRLLIKGGSAFRSLKGDLVLEKRVLTLRNAVAGLDRGQMTGWVKVDSRGSAPLLSTELRVTGTSLDTLVGQPSMIRGPLEGLVRLQGRGDTIRAAFAGGNGKIAFVARGGAMNRAAAFILGQDLGGAIGQKLGDDDAMVPIRCAVLAFTVRQGLLTPAPLLIDTSISKGAARGRIDLDGETIALIFGGASKGDAALKLVDPIRIGGTLSSPSITLAPPGKPTGKSGGIIGAIGRSIGSALGLRKDRGKPPTPSAAPADCDALAGKALA; from the coding sequence ATGACCACGACAACCAGCGGCATGCTCTTTCGTCACGGAAAGTTTGGGTTCGACGCTCTCTCGCGCCGCGCGAGGCTCGCGGCGGGCGCGGGCGGCGCTTTTCTGATTATCGGCGCCCTCGGAATCGGGGCCTTTCCCGTTTCGGTGCTGCACGGCACTGCCGAACGCCAGCTTGGCGAACATTTCGGCGCCCCGGTCCGCATCGGCGCCCTGTCGCGTGCGGAGTTTTTCTCCTTCACACCCACGCTCGTCGTCGAGGATGTCAGCATCGCGCAGCCGACGTGGGCCGGCACAGGGTCGCTTTTCAAGGTCAGGCGCGCGAGCGCCCGGACACCGATCCTGTCACTGCTCTCGGGTGACCCCGCCATTCGCTCGCTGGACATCGTCGGGCTCGAAGCCAATCTCGTTCGCGACGCCAATGGCAAGAGCAATTGGGAAGGCTCCGGGGATAAGAGACCGGATGAGGCCGACCGCGAGCTGAAGCTCGACGCGCTGAGCATAAGGGACAGCCGCTTCAGCCTACTCGACGCAAAGCGCCGTCTCGACATTGCCGGAACGCTAGAGGCAGCGGCGGACCGCAGCGTCACGCTGCGCGCCGAAGGCCGCTTCGACGGCGTTCCTGCGCGCCTTATAGCAACGGGCGCACCGCTCGGAGCCGCAAAGGGCTCGGCGTCCTGGCCCTTTTCGGCCAGCCTCGCGTCGCCGACGTTCCGGCTCGATGCCAAAGGCACGATGGCGGGTGGGCTGAACATGCGTGAGATGGATATCGAGATGAGTACGCGGGGGCAGACTCTCAAGCAGCTCGACTATATCATCGAAGCGGGGCTCTTCGGCACTCAGGATATCGACTTCGAGGGCAAAGTCCGGCGCCGCGGGCCCGACTGGTTCATCGACAGGCTCGGCGGCACGATCGGCCGCTCGACGATCCATGCGAAGGCAAGTGTCCTCAAGCGCGAGGGGCGCACCAGGATCGACGCGACGATCGATGCGCCGCAATTCGATTTCGACGATCTTGCAGACGATGCAGGGCTCGCGGCGGCCCGCGTGCGGGAAGCCCGGACCGGTCCGCGCATCATCCCCGAGACGCGCATCAACCTCTCGAAAATTGGGCCCACCGACGGTATCATAAGGTTCAACGCGCCGCGGCTCCTCATCAAGGGCGGCTCGGCCTTCCGCAGCCTCAAGGGCGATCTCGTTCTGGAGAAGCGCGTGCTTACGCTTCGCAACGCCGTTGCCGGCCTCGACAGAGGGCAGATGACCGGCTGGGTCAAGGTCGATTCCCGAGGCAGCGCCCCCCTTCTCTCCACCGAGCTGCGGGTGACCGGCACCTCGCTCGACACCCTCGTAGGGCAGCCGTCGATGATCCGCGGGCCGCTCGAAGGCCTGGTCCGCCTGCAGGGGCGCGGCGACACGATCCGCGCCGCTTTCGCCGGCGGCAACGGCAAGATTGCCTTTGTCGCGCGCGGCGGCGCCATGAACCGGGCGGCCGCCTTCATCCTGGGGCAAGATCTTGGCGGCGCGATCGGACAGAAGCTTGGCGACGACGACGCGATGGTCCCCATCCGCTGCGCCGTCCTCGCCTTCACTGTGCGTCAGGGTCTCCTCACGCCCGCGCCCTTGCTCATAGACACCAGTATTTCGAAAGGCGCTGCACGCGGCCGGATCGACCTCGACGGCGAGACGATCGCGCTCATATTCGGTGGTGCATCCAAGGGTGACGCCGCACTCAAGCTCGTCGATCCGATCAGGATCGGCGGAACGCTGTCGAGCCCGTCGATCACGCTTGCGCCGCCTGGAAAGCCCACTGGCAAGTCGGGCGGAATCATCGGCGCGATCGGGCGCTCGATCGGAAGCGCCCTCGGATTGCGGAAGGATCGCGGCAAGCCTCCCACCCCGAGCGCAGCGCCCGCCGATTGCGACGCGCTCGCGGGCAAGGCGCTCGCCTGA
- a CDS encoding DUF1328 family protein, with translation MFRWAIIFAVVALVAALLGFGGIAGLSADFAKILLVIGVVLFVVAFVFGRGRRTLP, from the coding sequence ATGTTCAGATGGGCCATCATCTTCGCCGTCGTCGCCCTTGTCGCAGCGTTGCTCGGCTTCGGTGGCATCGCCGGTCTCTCGGCCGACTTTGCGAAGATTCTTCTCGTCATCGGCGTCGTTCTTTTCGTTGTTGCCTTCGTCTTCGGGCGCGGTCGCCGCACACTGCCATGA
- a CDS encoding Crp/Fnr family transcriptional regulator — MAALPHQTRRLEPNDYILREGDRSDICPVLRSGFAYRQKITEGGGREIVSIKIPGDPLDFQSMYLRTVDHNLQALTAVELTVIMISDFERLVQARPAIARAVMVDILIEASIGREWLLNNGRRNALARLAHLFCELHYRLLDTGSGGLDIHKMPLTQEQLADVLGLTPVHVNRTLKALERTGAIARDGRGIRIADLQSLIGTAEFSDLYLHRDQP, encoded by the coding sequence ATCGCCGCTCTTCCGCACCAGACGCGGCGCCTCGAGCCCAACGACTATATTTTGCGCGAAGGCGACCGGTCCGATATCTGCCCGGTCCTGCGGTCGGGCTTCGCTTACCGGCAGAAGATAACCGAGGGCGGCGGGCGCGAGATCGTCTCGATCAAGATCCCGGGCGACCCGCTCGACTTCCAGTCGATGTATCTTCGCACCGTCGATCATAATCTGCAGGCGCTGACCGCCGTCGAACTGACCGTCATCATGATTTCGGATTTCGAACGCCTGGTACAGGCGCGTCCCGCAATCGCGCGCGCCGTCATGGTCGACATTCTCATCGAAGCCTCGATCGGCCGCGAATGGCTTCTCAACAATGGCCGCCGGAATGCGCTCGCGCGTCTCGCGCACCTCTTTTGCGAGCTCCACTACCGGCTGCTCGATACCGGCTCGGGCGGCCTCGACATTCACAAAATGCCGCTCACCCAGGAACAGCTCGCCGACGTGCTCGGTCTGACCCCTGTCCATGTGAACCGGACACTGAAGGCGCTGGAACGCACGGGCGCCATCGCCCGCGACGGCCGCGGTATTCGCATCGCCGATCTGCAATCATTGATCGGCACTGCGGAATTCTCCGACCTCTATCTCCACCGTGACCAGCCCTGA
- a CDS encoding type 1 glutamine amidotransferase domain-containing protein yields MNAPLAARRILIMATDGFEQSELEVPLEKLEEAGAEVRVASLKEGQIEGWDDDNWGDEIDVDLLIADARAEDFDALVLPGGQINPDLLRVEEEAIALIQAFADADKPVAAICHAPWLLVEAGLAKGRNMTCYKSIRTDVANGGAQVFDKEVVVDGNIITSRCPDDLPAFCDAIIETVVRVGADA; encoded by the coding sequence ATGAACGCGCCCCTCGCCGCTCGCCGCATTCTTATCATGGCAACCGATGGATTCGAGCAGTCCGAACTTGAGGTTCCGCTCGAAAAACTGGAGGAGGCCGGCGCCGAGGTCCGGGTCGCGTCTCTGAAAGAGGGACAGATCGAGGGGTGGGACGACGACAATTGGGGCGACGAGATCGACGTCGACTTGCTGATCGCGGACGCCCGCGCCGAAGATTTCGACGCACTTGTACTACCCGGCGGCCAGATCAACCCCGACCTGCTGCGCGTCGAGGAGGAGGCGATCGCGCTCATCCAGGCTTTCGCCGACGCCGACAAGCCTGTGGCAGCGATCTGTCATGCGCCCTGGCTGCTCGTCGAGGCGGGCCTTGCGAAAGGCCGAAACATGACTTGCTACAAGTCGATCCGCACCGATGTTGCCAATGGCGGCGCCCAAGTCTTTGACAAAGAGGTCGTGGTCGACGGCAATATTATCACCAGCCGCTGTCCCGACGATCTGCCGGCATTTTGCGACGCAATCATAGAGACCGTGGTGCGTGTCGGCGCCGATGCCTGA